Proteins found in one Zea mays cultivar B73 chromosome 1, Zm-B73-REFERENCE-NAM-5.0, whole genome shotgun sequence genomic segment:
- the LOC100280260 gene encoding phytochrome-Interacting Factor4 isoform X1, translated as MEHWERDRENPPRHAALFFFPSLIKQIKRPSTPQRRSAPACPHLALLQLEPPGSSCFRQAASREEALQISSMQTAIEHACSVVECAATARAAMDMSHYIPDWSSSMGDTFAPLGGEDDDGLIELMWRNGHVVMQAQAPRKPPRPDDDEAAAAQAQAWFQYPVEERADLFSELFGEAQAAVGGARGEAARQSIRMMPPPPPPPRPAQAPREEKACPGDGGTATATDGAGSSVLTVVSSLCGSNGNHVQATAPGDVARARDVLMVTSSSTTRSRSCTTKSEQPGPGPGAARRSGKRKHNDATDAEDVGLECEPAQRTTTAKRRRAAQVHNLSERRRRDRINEKMKALQELIPHCNKADKASMLDEAIEYLKSLQLQLQVVWMGGGIAAAGVHQRTMVAAPGRPPHVASLPASAPDLYTRYLAVDHLPPPPLVPPPRTAAAMGLYPRQNPVPATSSPSFRTTENTRKLWQA; from the exons ATGGAACATTGGGAGCGGGACCGAGAGAATCCACCGCGCCACGCGGCACTGTTCTTCTTCCCCTCTCTCATTAAACAAATTAAAAGGCCCTCCACTCCACAGCGCCGGAGCGCCCCTGCTTGCCCCCACCTTGCCCTGCTGCAACTTGAACCTCCTGGCAGCTCCTGTTTCAGGCAGGCAGCAAGTAGGGAAGAGGCTCTGCAGATCAGTTCCATGCAGACAG CGATCGAGCACGCCTGCTCGGTGGTGGAATGCGCTGCGACAGCCCGAGCCGCCATGGACATGAGCCACTACATCCCCGATTGGAGCAGCAGCATGGGAGACACCTTCGCGCCACTGGG CGGCGAGGACGACGACGGGCTCATCGAGCTCATGTGGCGCAACGGCCACGTGGTCATGCAGGCCCAGGCGCCGCGGAAGCCGCCGAGACCCGACGAcgacgaggcggcggcggcgcaggcgCAGGCGTGGTTCCAGTACCCGGTGGAGGAGAGGGCCGACCTCTTCTCGGAGCTCTTCGGGGAGGCGCAGGCGGCCGTCGGCGGCGCGCGCGGGGAGGCCGCGCGCCAGAGTATCCGGAtgatgccgccgccgccgccgccgccgaggccCGCGCAAGCGCCGCGGGAGGAGAAGGCGTGCCCGGGAGACGGCggcacggcgacggcgacggacgGCGCCGGCTCGTCCGTGCTCACGGTCGTGTCCAGCCTCTGCGGGAGCAACGGCAACCACGTGCAGGCGACGGCGCCGGGGGACGTCGCCAGGGCCCGCGACGTGCTGATGGTGACCTCGTCGTCGACGACGCGTTCCAGGTCATGCACCACCAAGAGCGAGCAGCCGGGTCCCGGGCCCGGCGCTGCCCGCCGGAGCGGCAAGAGGAAGCATAACGACGCCACCGATGCCGAG GACGTGGGGCTGGAGTGCGAGCCGGCGCAGAGGACGACGACTGCCAAGCGGCGCCGCGCCGCGCAAGTCCACAACCTCTCGGAGCGG AGGAGACGGGACAGGATCAACGAGAAGATGAAGGCCCTGCAGGAACTCATACCCCACTGCAACAAA GCGGACAAGGCGTCGATGCTGGACGAGGCGATCGAGTACCTCAAGTCGCTGCAGCTCCAGCTGCAG GTGGTGTGGATGGGCGGCGGCATCGCGGCGGCGGGGGTGCACCAGCGGACGATGGTGGCCGCGCCCGGGCGTCCTCCCCACGTGGCTTCCCTGCCGGCGTCGGCGCCCGACCTCTATACGCGCTACCTCGCCGTCGACCACCTGCCGCCACCGCCCTTGGTGCCACCGCCACGCACG GCGGCGGCGATGGGCTTGTACCCGCGCCAGAACCCCGTGCCGGCGACGTCGTCTCCTTCCTTCCGAACGACCGAAAATACGCG AAAACTATGGCAAGCCTGA
- the LOC100280260 gene encoding Phytochrome-Interacting Factor4, giving the protein MQTAIEHACSVVECAATARAAMDMSHYIPDWSSSMGDTFAPLGGEDDDGLIELMWRNGHVVMQAQAPRKPPRPDDDEAAAAQAQAWFQYPVEERADLFSELFGEAQAAVGGARGEAARQSIRMMPPPPPPPRPAQAPREEKACPGDGGTATATDGAGSSVLTVVSSLCGSNGNHVQATAPGDVARARDVLMVTSSSTTRSRSCTTKSEQPGPGPGAARRSGKRKHNDATDAEVRTYISTWYIAPPVPARPLPGPARRLFAALRLRLRLRSMTRRNTFTAANAGRGAGVRAGAEDDDCQAAPRRASPQPLGAEETGQDQREDEGPAGTHTPLQQSGQGVDAGRGDRVPQVAAAPAAGGVDGRRHRGGGGAPADDGGRARASSPRGFPAGVGARPLYALPRRRPPAATALGATATHGGGDGLVPAPEPRAGDVVSFLPNDRKYAKTMASLRFRSGVW; this is encoded by the exons ATGCAGACAG CGATCGAGCACGCCTGCTCGGTGGTGGAATGCGCTGCGACAGCCCGAGCCGCCATGGACATGAGCCACTACATCCCCGATTGGAGCAGCAGCATGGGAGACACCTTCGCGCCACTGGG CGGCGAGGACGACGACGGGCTCATCGAGCTCATGTGGCGCAACGGCCACGTGGTCATGCAGGCCCAGGCGCCGCGGAAGCCGCCGAGACCCGACGAcgacgaggcggcggcggcgcaggcgCAGGCGTGGTTCCAGTACCCGGTGGAGGAGAGGGCCGACCTCTTCTCGGAGCTCTTCGGGGAGGCGCAGGCGGCCGTCGGCGGCGCGCGCGGGGAGGCCGCGCGCCAGAGTATCCGGAtgatgccgccgccgccgccgccgccgaggccCGCGCAAGCGCCGCGGGAGGAGAAGGCGTGCCCGGGAGACGGCggcacggcgacggcgacggacgGCGCCGGCTCGTCCGTGCTCACGGTCGTGTCCAGCCTCTGCGGGAGCAACGGCAACCACGTGCAGGCGACGGCGCCGGGGGACGTCGCCAGGGCCCGCGACGTGCTGATGGTGACCTCGTCGTCGACGACGCGTTCCAGGTCATGCACCACCAAGAGCGAGCAGCCGGGTCCCGGGCCCGGCGCTGCCCGCCGGAGCGGCAAGAGGAAGCATAACGACGCCACCGATGCCGAGGTACGTACGTACATAAGTACATGGTACATTGCCCCGCCAGTGCCGGCCAGGCCTttgcccggcccggcccgccgtcttttcgcagcGCTGCGTCTGCGTCTACGTCTCCGATCGATGACACGGAGGAACACGTTTACGGCCGCGAATGCAGGACGTGGGGCTGGAGTGCGAGCCGGCGCAGAGGACGACGACTGCCAAGCGGCGCCGCGCCGCGCAAGTCCACAACCTCTCGGAGCGG AGGAGACGGGACAGGATCAACGAGAAGATGAAGGCCCTGCAGGAACTCATACCCCACTGCAACAAA GCGGACAAGGCGTCGATGCTGGACGAGGCGATCGAGTACCTCAAGTCGCTGCAGCTCCAGCTGCAG GTGGTGTGGATGGGCGGCGGCATCGCGGCGGCGGGGGTGCACCAGCGGACGATGGTGGCCGCGCCCGGGCGTCCTCCCCACGTGGCTTCCCTGCCGGCGTCGGCGCCCGACCTCTATACGCGCTACCTCGCCGTCGACCACCTGCCGCCACCGCCCTTGGTGCCACCGCCACGCACG GCGGCGGCGATGGGCTTGTACCCGCGCCAGAACCCCGTGCCGGCGACGTCGTCTCCTTCCTTCCGAACGACCGAAAATACGCG AAAACTATGGCAAGCCTGAGATTCAGATCCGGGGTATGGTGA